The Bosea sp. 685 DNA window GGCCGAGATGACCTCTCCTAAGAATTTTATTTATATCGTCGCCGCGAGTGCTTTCCTGGCCTCAGGCGCATCGGCGCTGGCCCAGACCCCGACCCAGGCCGACCAGCTCAAGCTCGCCTATCAGGCCGGGCGAAACCAGCTCGGCATTCTGAGCTATTGCAACGACAAGGGCTTCGTTGGCAGCGACGTCATCGACATCCAGAAGAAGTTGCTCGGCATGGTGCCGGTTCCCGCCGACAAGAGCGGCGGCGATGCGGCTGAAGCCCAGGGCCGCACCGGCACCATCGCGGCGATGGGCATCCAACAGAATATCGAGGCGATCGCCAAGGCGCAGAACGCCACGGCTGAAACCTACTGCAAGCAGATCGGCGCAGTGATCACGCAGATGGGCGCGGCCCTGCCGAAATAAGGCTTGATCGCCTTCGCTAGAACGCGACGACCCCGGCCCCACGCAACGAGCTTGCGTCGCGGGCCGGGACATTCATGCGGTTTGTGATCCCGCCAGCCGGCGGGCACCTTGCATTCCCGCGCCATCCCCTGTATGGCGCAGCCCATCCCACATGGGGAGCATCGCTTCATACTCGAGGCGTTCCGGTGACTTGGCAGCTTATGCCTCGTTCATTCGCACCCCAGAGGCTCAACCGGAAGGACGTTTGATACCATGGCTCTGCCAGATTTCTCTATGCGCCAGTTGCTCGAGGCCGGCGCGCATTTCGGCCACCAGTCGCATCGCTGGAACCCGAAAATGTCGCCCTACATCTTCGGCACGCGCAACAACATTCACATCCTCGACCTCTCGCAGTCGGTGCCGATGCTGTCGCGCGCCCTGCAGGCGGTCTCGGACACCGTCGCCCGCGGCGGCCGCGTTCTCTTCGTCGGCACCAAGCGCCAGGCGCAGGATTCGATCGCCGACGCCGCCAAGCGTTCGGCTCAGTACTATGTCAATTCGCGTTGGCTCGGCGGCATGCTGACCAACTGGAAGACCATCTCGGCTTCGATCCAGCGCCTGCGCAAGGTCGATGAGCTCCTCAATGGCGGTGGCACTGGCCTGACCAAGAAGGAGCGCCTGATGCTGGCGCGCGAGCGCGACAAGCTCGAGCGCGCGCTCGGCGGCATCAAGGACATGGGCGGCACGCCCGACATGATCTTCGTGATCGACACCAACAAGGAAGCGCTTGCGATCAAGGAGGCCCAGCGCCTCGGCATTCCGGTCGCCGCCATCATCGACTCGAACAGCGATCCGGACGGCATCACCTTCCCGGTTCCGGCCAATGACGATGCCGGCCGCGCCATCGCGCTCTATTGCGATCTGGTTGCGCGCTCGGCCATCGACGGCATCTCGCGCGCTTCGGGTGACCATGGCATCGATCTCGGCGCTGCCGAGGCTCCGGTCGTCGAGGAGGTCGTCGCCGAGCCCGCCAACGACGCCGGCCCGACCTTCGAGCTGCTGACCGCGCCGCGCGGCGCGCCGGACGACCTTATGAAGCTTTCCGGCATGGGCCCCGAGCTCGTCCAGAAGCTCAATGATGGCGGCCTGTTCCATTTCTGGCAGTTCGCAGCGATGTCGCCTGCCGATGTGACCAAGGTCGATCACGACCTGAAGCTCGCCGGTCGCATCGAGCGTGACGGCTGGGTCGCCCAGGCGCGCGATCTCGCCGACGCGTGATCTAAATTCCGCGACGCGTCATCGGCGCGTCGCGAAAGCGCATTCTTCAATGATGTGAGATGAGCGCCGGCGGCCGGAAACGGAGCGTCGGCGTTCTTCCTTCAAGTGATGTTTCGAGACGAATTGCGTGGCTGCCCCCGGTGAGGGCGCAGGCCGCATGACAATAAGGACAAGGCAAATGGCAGCGATCACCGCCGGCATGGTGAAGGAACTCCGCGACAAGACCGGCGCGGGCATGATGGACTGTAAGACCGCGCTCAGCGCCGTCGACGGCAACATCGAGGCCGCGATCGACTGGCTGCGCACCAAGGGCCTCGCCAAGGCCGCGAAGAAGGCTGGCCGCGTCGCTGCCGAAGGTCTCGTCGCTGTTGCGATCGTCGGCCATAACGGCGTTGTCATCGAGCTGAATTCGGAGACGGATTTCGTCGCGCGCAACCTCGAATTCCAGGCGCTCGCTCATGGCATCGCCAATGTCGCGCTTGAGCGCGGCGGCGACGTCGATGCGGTGCTCGCGCATCACTACCCCGGCGGCGGTACGGTTGCCGAGGCGATCGCCAACGCCATCGCCACCATCGGCGAGAACATGACGCTGCGCCGCGTCGCGCCGCTGAAGGTCTCGGCCGGCCTGATCGGCTCTTACGTCCATGGCGCGGTCGCCGACGGCCTCGGCAAGATCGGTGTCATCGTCGCGCTGGAATCGACCGGCAATGCCGACGAGCTCGCCGTGCTCGGCCGTCAGCTCGCCATGCATGTCGCGGCGACCAACCCGGTTGCGCTCGATCTCGCTTCGGTCGATCCCGAGGTGCTGGCTCGCGAGAAGGCGATCCTGGCCGAGAAGAATGCCGGCAAGCCTGCCCATGTGCTCGAGAAGATCACCGAGAGCGGCCTGAAGAGCTACGCCAAGGAATATTGCCTGCTCGAGCAGGCCTATATCCATGACGGCTCGAAGTCGGTCGGCCAGGTGCTCAAGGAGATCGAAGGCAAGGTCGGCGCTCCGGTGAAGCTCACCGGCTTCGCGCGCTTTGCGCTCGGCGAAGGCATCGAGAAGGAAGAGCAGGATTTCGCGGCGGAAGTCGCAGCCGCCGGCGGCACGACGGGCTGAAATGCCGGTTGACGATTGAGAAAAAGGCCGCGCCCAGCGCGGCCTTTTTTGTAAGAAGATGGCTGCGGATACGAATCGAGTTCGCGTTAGCGCATCGGCCCGAAAAGTGGGAACCGGTTTTCGGGACAAGCCGATGCAAGATTAAAGCCCTACAGCATCAGACCGAATACGATATTCGGTCTGATGCTGTAGCTAGGGAGACGAATCCGTGAGACCTAAACGCGTCCTTGTGAAGCTCTCCGGCGAAGCCCTTGCGGGACAAGCGGGATCTGGCCTCGACGGTCACACGCTGACGGCGCTGGCGGCTGATATTGCACATGCCGCACGCGAAGGCGTCGAGATCGCCATCGTGGTCGGCGGCGGCAATTTCTTTCGTGGCCTGCAGGGCCTGAACAAGGGTCTCGATCGGCCGAGCGCCGATTCCATCGGCATGCTCGGTACGGTGATGAACGCGCTTGCCCTCGAACACGCGATCGAGACCGCTGGCGCCCCGGCGCGCGCGATGTCGGCCGTGCCGATGCCCTCGCTCTGCGAAAGCTATGCGCGCCGCCGTGCCCTCGACCATCTCAGCAACGGCAAGGTGGTGATTCTGGGCGGCGGTACCGGAAACCCCTATTTCACCACCGATACGGGCGCCGCGCTGCGCGCCGCCGAGCTCGATTGCAGCCACCTGCTCAAGGCGACGCAGGTCGATGGTGTCTACACTGCCGATCCCAAGATCGATCCGAAGGCGACGCGCTATGACACGCTGACCCATGCCGAGGCGATCAAGCGCGACCTCAAGGTGATGGACACCGCAGCCTTCGCCCTGGCGCGCGATGCCGGCCTCACCATCGTCGTGTTCTCGATCGCCGAGACCGGCGCGCTTGCGGCCGTGCTGCGCGGCGAGGGCAGGGCGACATACGTCACTCCCTGAGGCTGGGCCGAGCCAGCCGGGCTGTCCGCTCAGGCGTGTGGGGTCAGAGTATTTCCACGTTTCTCCGAATCGCGGAAATGCTCTACCTCCTTGTTTTATCGCATTGTCTTCACGCGAACCGGTGTCCGCTTCGCTCGAAAATGCTCTAGTAGCTGGCCCAGACACCCGGGCTCATCAGTTCGAGCAAGTGGCCATCCGGATCGCGGAGATAGAGGCTTTCTCCGCCGCGTTCCCAGCTCATGCGGCCCTCGATGGCGACGCCATGCTGGTTCAATCTGGTCTCCCAGGCGGGTAATTCTTCGGCGTCGACGGCGAAGCAGATATGCAGCGGTCCCGATCCGTCATGCGGGGGAATGATTCCGTTGGGTGATGTCTGACTGCTAAGTGATTCTCCACGCTGGAACAGCAGCAACACGCTCGACCCGCCTATGTCGTAAGCGTACAATGTCTTGGTGCGTAGCATCGCCTCAACTTCAAAAACGTTCTCGTAAAACGCTGCGGCGCGTTCGAGATCGTCGACGTAAAGTGCGGTCTCGATAATGCGATTCAGGCGTGGCATGGCCGACTCCGGTGTCTGGACTTGGTTCGGGGGGCTCGCCATGGCGGAACCGAATGAACGGGCGGTCAACCCCGCTGCGTCCAGCTGTTCCGTTCTGGAACCGCGGCGGCGCATGAAATCCTTGACCCTGCGCGGACCCGCCGCCATGGTCGCGCCCGGTTTCGTATAAGCTCTCAAGGTCTTGAAGATAATGGCCCAGACGACATTCGATCTCGCGGACGTGAAGCGCCGCATGCAGAGTTCGCTCCAGTCCTTCAAGGGCGATCTCGCCTCGCTGCGCAGCGGTCGCGCTTCCGCCAACATGCTCGACCCGATCCAGGTCGAGGCCTATGGCGCCCGCACGCCGCTCAGCCAGCTCGCGACCGTCAGCGTACCGGAAGCCCGCTTGCTCAGCGTCCAGGTCTGGGATCGCAGCATGACCGCGGCCGTTGAAAAGGCGATTCGCGAATCCGATCTCGGCCTCAACCCGCAGACGGAAGGCCAGGTGCTGCGCATCCGTATTCCGGAGCTGAACGAGCAGCGCCGCAAGGAGATGGTCAAGGTCGCCCATAAATACGCCGAGGATGCCAAGATCGCAGTGCGCCATGTCCGCCGCGACGGCATCGACCTGATCAAGAAGCTGGAAAAGGACGGCCACCTCACCAAGGATGACGTGGTGCGGCAGTCCGATCAGGTCCAGAAGGCCACCGACCAGCATATCGCCGAGATCGACCAGGCGCTGGCGGCGAAGGAAAAAGAGATTCTGCACGTCTGAGGCACGGGTTTCCGAGACGAGGACTGAGATCAAGCCTGCGCGGGAATACCCGCGCGACGCTCATCACGGCGCTAGGCCGAACGAGGCATTGGAATGTCAGCAGGCCAGCGTCAGGGGCAGCAGCCCGCAGGCCCCAGCCATGTCGCCATCATCATGGATGGCAATGGGCGTTGGGCGCAGATGCGCGGCCTGCCGCGTCAGGAGGGTCATCGGCGTGGGCTCGAAGCCCTGCGCCGCACGGTCAAGAACGCGGGCGAACTCGGCATCGCGGTGCTGACGCTCTACAGCTTCTCGACCGAGAACTGGCGCCGGCCCCAGGCCGAGGTCTCCTTCCTGATGGGGCTGCTGAAGCGTTTCGTCGAAAAAGATCTCGCCGAGCTCGACGCCTCCGGGGTGAAAGTCCGCATCATCGGCGGCCGCGAGGATCTCGCTCCTGATTTGCGCCGTCTGGTCGAGCATGCCGAGGCCATGACCTGCAACAATACCGGCATGACGCTCGCCATCGCCTTCAACTATGGCTCGCGCGACGAGATTGTCCGCACGGCCCGCGCGCTGGCTGCCGAGGTCGCTGCCGGCCGCATTGCGGCGAGCGCGATCGACGAGGCCCTGTTCTCAAGCCGCCTGGACACGAGCGATCTGCCCGATCCGGAACTGGTGATCCGCACCTCCGGCGAGACGCGGATCTCGAATTTCCTGCTCTGGCAGGCAGCCTATGCCGAATTTGTCTTCTCGCCGGTCCTCTGGCCGGACTTCGATCGCGCCGCTCTGGAAGACGCGCTCGCCGAGTATCGTCGTCGCGAGCGCCGCTTCGGCGGGGTGTCAGAGCCCGCAGACCGCAATGTGGGGGCAGCGTGAATGAGCCCCGCTCCGACGCCGCGCCGGTCGCCTCCAGCGAACTGAAGCTGCGGGTTGCGTCGGCTCTTGTCCTGGCGGCGGGCATTCTTGCTGCGACGTTTTGGGGAGGCTGGCCGTTCCAACTGGTCTGGACGCTCGTGGCGGGCCTTGTCGCTTATGAGTGGCTCTCGATCGTCAGCCGCCAGAACGCGGTTGCGGCAGGTATCGGGGTCGTGCTTGCGGGGCTGCTGCTCGGGTTTTCGCCGGCAAGCCCACCGGCGCTGGCGGGTGTCGCGGCTGCGCTGGCCCTGTGTGGAGCGGTGCTGACGCCCTTGACCCAGAATCGCCTGGCGCTCGAAATCTGCGGTGTCGCCTATGCGCTGGCCTTCGCGCTCGTCACGCCGGCCTTGCGCGCGGTTCCCGATCTTGGCCTGGCTCTGATCATCTGGAGCTTCGCGGCGGTCTGGTTCACCGACATCGCGGCTTATTTCACGGGCCGCACGCTGGGCGGCCCCAAATTGATGCCGCGTTTCAGCCCGAAGAAGACCTGGTCCGGCGCGATCGGCGGCACGATGGCGGGCACGCTCGGAGGCTATGCGGTCTGGGCGCTGACGCCTCAGGCGGCGACGGTCGTCGGGCCAGGCCTCGCGATTGCCGCGTCGTTCGCGGCCTCCGTCCTCAGCCAGGCTGGCGATCTCTTCGAATCCGCTATCAAGCGGCGCTTCGGAGCGAAGGATTCGAGCCGATTGATCCCCGGCCATGGCGGTTTCCTGGATCGCCTGGATGGCTATTGGGCCGTGCTGGTCTTCGCTGGGCTGCTGCTCTTCCTGACGCGTCTTTGACGTTGAGAATCGGACGTTGAGAACCTGATGCTTCGCACCGTCACCCTGCTCGGCGCCACGGGCTCGATCGGCCGCTCGACCCGCGAGGTCGTCGCCGAGAATCCCGATCGTCTCGCGATCTCGGCTGTTGTCGGCGGCAGGGATGCGGCGGCGCTCGCCAAGGTCGCCATCGAGACCGGGGCGCGTTTCGCGGCACTGGCCGACGAGGGCGGTGCGGCGGCGCTGGCGGCGGCTCTGTCGGGCAGCGGCATCGCTCATGGCGCGGGGCGCTCGGCCGTGTTCGATGCCGTGGCGATGCCGAGTGATATCGTCGTCAGCGCGATTTCCGGAGCGGCAGGGCTGGAGGCGACCTTTGCGGCACTGACGCCAGGCAGGGTTGTGGCGCTCGCCAACAAGGAAAGCCTCGTTTGCGCCGGCGCCGCCGTCATGGCGCGCGCGCAAGCGGTTGGCGTGCGGATACTACCGCTCGATTCCGAACATAACGCTTTGTTCCAAGTCCTTGGCACTGAGCCGATCTCGGCCATCCGCACCATGACGCTGACGGCTTCGGGCGGACCCTTCCGCACCTGGAGCGTCGAGCAAATCGCCGCGGCGCGGCCGGAGCAGGCGCTGGCTCATCCCAACTACGCGATGGGCGCCAAGATCACGATCGATTCCGCCAGCATGATGAACAAGGGGCTGGAGCTGATCGAGGCCTGCTTCCTGTTCGGATTGCGCCATGACCAGCTCGACGTGCTGGTGCATCCACAGCAGATCGTCCACGGGCTCGTGACCTTCCGCGACGGTTCGGTCAGCGCCGGCATGGCCGTGCCCGATATGCGGGTCGCCGCTGCCCATTGCTTGGGTGTGGACGGCAGGCTCGATGCGCCGCCGACGCGCTTCCTGGACCTTGCACTGACAGCGCCACTCGCCTTCGAGCGCCCCGATCTCGTGCGCTTCCCGGCGCTCGGCCTTGCCATGGCGGCGTTGGCACAAGGCGGCGCCATGCCGGGGATCCTCAACGCGGCCAATGAGATAGCCGTCGCGGCTTATCTCGCCGGTGCGATCAATTTTCCTGGAATCGCTGCATTGGTGGAGGCCGTCTGCAGCCAATCGGCGCCGCAGATGGCGGCTCCGGCAGACGTTGCCGCTGCCCTGGCTATTGACCAAGATGCGAGAAAGCGCGCGCGGGCGCTCTTGTAGTAGACCCCTTTCGCTGTCACCTAAGGGCGACAGATCGGGAGTTGTTGATGGAATTCGTAGCGACAATCTGGAATGCGGGTAGCTCCCTGCTGGGCTATGTCGTGCCGTTTCTGTTCGTCCTCGCCATTGTCGTCTTCATCCATGAACTTGGGCATTTTCTCGTCGGCCGCTGGTGCGGCGTCGATGTGAAGGTGTTCTCGATCGGCTTCGGCCGCGAGATCTACGGCTTCAACGACAAGCACGGCACGCGCTGGCGCATCGCCCTGATCCCGCTCGGCGGCTATGTGAAGTTCTCCGGCGACGCCGACGCGTCGAGTGCGCCCGACAATGCCGAAGTCGCGCAGATGACGCCGCAGGAGCGGGCGCGTTCCTTCCCAGCGCAGTCGATCGGCGAACGAGCCGCCATCGTCGCCGCCGGGCCGATCGCCAATTTCCTGCTCGCGATCTTCATCTTCGCTGCCACCGT harbors:
- the tsf gene encoding translation elongation factor Ts — encoded protein: MAAITAGMVKELRDKTGAGMMDCKTALSAVDGNIEAAIDWLRTKGLAKAAKKAGRVAAEGLVAVAIVGHNGVVIELNSETDFVARNLEFQALAHGIANVALERGGDVDAVLAHHYPGGGTVAEAIANAIATIGENMTLRRVAPLKVSAGLIGSYVHGAVADGLGKIGVIVALESTGNADELAVLGRQLAMHVAATNPVALDLASVDPEVLAREKAILAEKNAGKPAHVLEKITESGLKSYAKEYCLLEQAYIHDGSKSVGQVLKEIEGKVGAPVKLTGFARFALGEGIEKEEQDFAAEVAAAGGTTG
- a CDS encoding phosphatidate cytidylyltransferase, with the protein product MNEPRSDAAPVASSELKLRVASALVLAAGILAATFWGGWPFQLVWTLVAGLVAYEWLSIVSRQNAVAAGIGVVLAGLLLGFSPASPPALAGVAAALALCGAVLTPLTQNRLALEICGVAYALAFALVTPALRAVPDLGLALIIWSFAAVWFTDIAAYFTGRTLGGPKLMPRFSPKKTWSGAIGGTMAGTLGGYAVWALTPQAATVVGPGLAIAASFAASVLSQAGDLFESAIKRRFGAKDSSRLIPGHGGFLDRLDGYWAVLVFAGLLLFLTRL
- a CDS encoding 30S ribosomal protein S2, producing MALPDFSMRQLLEAGAHFGHQSHRWNPKMSPYIFGTRNNIHILDLSQSVPMLSRALQAVSDTVARGGRVLFVGTKRQAQDSIADAAKRSAQYYVNSRWLGGMLTNWKTISASIQRLRKVDELLNGGGTGLTKKERLMLARERDKLERALGGIKDMGGTPDMIFVIDTNKEALAIKEAQRLGIPVAAIIDSNSDPDGITFPVPANDDAGRAIALYCDLVARSAIDGISRASGDHGIDLGAAEAPVVEEVVAEPANDAGPTFELLTAPRGAPDDLMKLSGMGPELVQKLNDGGLFHFWQFAAMSPADVTKVDHDLKLAGRIERDGWVAQARDLADA
- a CDS encoding isoprenyl transferase — its product is MSAGQRQGQQPAGPSHVAIIMDGNGRWAQMRGLPRQEGHRRGLEALRRTVKNAGELGIAVLTLYSFSTENWRRPQAEVSFLMGLLKRFVEKDLAELDASGVKVRIIGGREDLAPDLRRLVEHAEAMTCNNTGMTLAIAFNYGSRDEIVRTARALAAEVAAGRIAASAIDEALFSSRLDTSDLPDPELVIRTSGETRISNFLLWQAAYAEFVFSPVLWPDFDRAALEDALAEYRRRERRFGGVSEPADRNVGAA
- the dxr gene encoding 1-deoxy-D-xylulose-5-phosphate reductoisomerase; this translates as MLRTVTLLGATGSIGRSTREVVAENPDRLAISAVVGGRDAAALAKVAIETGARFAALADEGGAAALAAALSGSGIAHGAGRSAVFDAVAMPSDIVVSAISGAAGLEATFAALTPGRVVALANKESLVCAGAAVMARAQAVGVRILPLDSEHNALFQVLGTEPISAIRTMTLTASGGPFRTWSVEQIAAARPEQALAHPNYAMGAKITIDSASMMNKGLELIEACFLFGLRHDQLDVLVHPQQIVHGLVTFRDGSVSAGMAVPDMRVAAAHCLGVDGRLDAPPTRFLDLALTAPLAFERPDLVRFPALGLAMAALAQGGAMPGILNAANEIAVAAYLAGAINFPGIAALVEAVCSQSAPQMAAPADVAAALAIDQDARKRARALL
- a CDS encoding pore-forming ESAT-6 family protein, with the protein product MTSPKNFIYIVAASAFLASGASALAQTPTQADQLKLAYQAGRNQLGILSYCNDKGFVGSDVIDIQKKLLGMVPVPADKSGGDAAEAQGRTGTIAAMGIQQNIEAIAKAQNATAETYCKQIGAVITQMGAALPK
- a CDS encoding VOC family protein → MRRFTSARSNVVWAIIFKTLRAYTKPGATMAAGPRRVKDFMRRRGSRTEQLDAAGLTARSFGSAMASPPNQVQTPESAMPRLNRIIETALYVDDLERAAAFYENVFEVEAMLRTKTLYAYDIGGSSVLLLFQRGESLSSQTSPNGIIPPHDGSGPLHICFAVDAEELPAWETRLNQHGVAIEGRMSWERGGESLYLRDPDGHLLELMSPGVWASY
- the frr gene encoding ribosome recycling factor, which encodes MAQTTFDLADVKRRMQSSLQSFKGDLASLRSGRASANMLDPIQVEAYGARTPLSQLATVSVPEARLLSVQVWDRSMTAAVEKAIRESDLGLNPQTEGQVLRIRIPELNEQRRKEMVKVAHKYAEDAKIAVRHVRRDGIDLIKKLEKDGHLTKDDVVRQSDQVQKATDQHIAEIDQALAAKEKEILHV
- the pyrH gene encoding UMP kinase — its product is MRPKRVLVKLSGEALAGQAGSGLDGHTLTALAADIAHAAREGVEIAIVVGGGNFFRGLQGLNKGLDRPSADSIGMLGTVMNALALEHAIETAGAPARAMSAVPMPSLCESYARRRALDHLSNGKVVILGGGTGNPYFTTDTGAALRAAELDCSHLLKATQVDGVYTADPKIDPKATRYDTLTHAEAIKRDLKVMDTAAFALARDAGLTIVVFSIAETGALAAVLRGEGRATYVTP